From the Blastopirellula marina genome, one window contains:
- the groES gene encoding co-chaperone GroES — protein MAKSLKIRTLDDRIVVQPLEAEETTAGGIVLPDSAQEKPQRGTVLAVGPGKLLDSGSRAELSVAIGDEVIYGKYSGSDIEIDDVEYKILRETEVLAKVVND, from the coding sequence ATGGCGAAGAGTCTGAAGATTCGCACTTTGGATGACCGCATTGTTGTTCAGCCGCTGGAAGCGGAAGAAACCACCGCCGGTGGTATCGTTCTGCCTGACTCGGCCCAGGAAAAGCCACAGCGTGGCACGGTCCTGGCAGTCGGTCCTGGCAAGCTGCTGGATAGCGGCAGCCGAGCCGAGCTTTCGGTGGCCATTGGCGACGAAGTCATCTACGGCAAGTACAGCGGCAGCGATATCGAAATCGATGACGTCGAGTACAAGATCCTTCGCGAGACCGAAGTCCTGGCCAAGGTCGTTAACGACTAA
- a CDS encoding FmdB family zinc ribbon protein has protein sequence MPTYEYKCDACEHEFEEFQSISADPLTKCPKCKKKKLRRLFSTGGGLLFKGSGFYITDYRSDSYKKSAEKGSKSSESSKPAKSESKSKSSD, from the coding sequence ATGCCCACCTACGAATACAAGTGCGATGCTTGTGAACACGAATTCGAGGAATTCCAGTCGATCTCGGCCGATCCTCTGACGAAGTGCCCCAAGTGCAAGAAGAAGAAACTGCGCCGGCTGTTCAGCACCGGTGGCGGCTTGCTTTTCAAGGGTTCCGGGTTTTACATCACGGACTATCGCAGCGATTCGTACAAGAAGAGCGCCGAAAAGGGCTCGAAGAGCAGCGAATCGTCCAAGCCAGCCAAGAGTGAATCGAAGAGCAAATCGTCTGATTAG
- the yacG gene encoding DNA gyrase inhibitor YacG, with the protein MATLRCPTCGHHFESDYTPAMPFCSERCRQIDLGQWLDEEHALPVDIEKHIEEQANRSLDDEDS; encoded by the coding sequence ATGGCTACCTTACGCTGTCCCACGTGCGGTCATCACTTCGAGAGTGACTACACCCCGGCAATGCCCTTTTGCAGCGAACGATGCCGCCAGATCGATCTGGGACAATGGCTCGACGAGGAACACGCGCTTCCCGTCGACATCGAAAAGCATATCGAAGAGCAGGCAAATCGCTCTCTCGACGATGAAGATTCGTGA
- the grpE gene encoding nucleotide exchange factor GrpE: MSAEHPEKDPSQDPNTEAPQSQATDGNASTDEFFGSADDQVEKLKQDLVDAEKRVLLAQADLENYRKRVRRERDDELKFANAPLLTDLLPVVDNLQRALQSAEGSEQAGGIIDGIKLVEKQLLEAMKKRGCEPIEAEGQPFDPNFHEAIMQQPSADVEPNTVLMVAQQGYKLFDRCIRASQVIVSKSPD; encoded by the coding sequence GTGTCTGCAGAACATCCCGAAAAGGATCCATCGCAGGACCCAAACACTGAAGCCCCCCAGTCGCAAGCGACTGACGGGAATGCGTCGACCGACGAATTCTTCGGCAGCGCCGATGATCAGGTCGAGAAGCTAAAGCAGGATCTGGTCGACGCCGAGAAGCGCGTACTGCTGGCCCAGGCCGACCTGGAAAACTACCGCAAGCGTGTCCGCCGCGAGCGCGACGACGAGCTCAAGTTTGCCAACGCACCGCTGCTGACCGACCTCTTGCCGGTGGTCGATAACCTGCAGCGTGCGTTGCAATCGGCCGAGGGCTCGGAGCAAGCCGGTGGCATCATCGATGGCATCAAGCTGGTCGAAAAGCAACTGCTGGAAGCAATGAAGAAACGTGGCTGCGAACCGATCGAAGCCGAAGGCCAGCCGTTCGATCCCAACTTCCACGAAGCGATCATGCAGCAGCCCAGTGCCGACGTCGAGCCCAACACCGTTTTGATGGTGGCCCAGCAGGGTTACAAACTGTTCGATCGCTGTATTCGGGCCAGCCAGGTAATTGTTTCGAAATCGCCTGACTAA
- the dnaJ gene encoding molecular chaperone DnaJ → MATKIDYYEVLGIERSASSGEISKAYRKLAIKYHPDSNPGDEEAVSRFKEAAEAYEVLSDSEKRARYDQYGHAGVEGGARANFHDVEDIMEAFGDIFGGGIFSDIFGRGGGRGGRRRVRKGADIQVRVTLDLEEAATGVDREIQVDRRVACGTCSGSGAKPGSQPETCSRCGGAGQVVQQAGILRVQTTCPSCGGQGTIITDPCGDCRGNGFTTQRVSINVAIPAGVDDGMRVRLASEGQPSPDGGPPGDCYCHISIRKHKLFEREGDHLILKMPITYTQAVLGSEIEVPTLNGPATLSVPAGSGSSEVFKLRGKGMPDPHGRGTGDLYVQTYIEVPKKLDPKQEELLRELAEYEHTNVSPHRKSFLESIRDYLFASTDEKEIKKKS, encoded by the coding sequence ATGGCTACCAAAATCGACTACTACGAAGTCCTGGGAATCGAACGCTCCGCATCGAGCGGCGAGATTTCCAAGGCCTATCGCAAGCTGGCGATTAAGTATCACCCGGATTCAAATCCTGGCGACGAGGAAGCCGTCAGCCGATTCAAGGAAGCTGCCGAGGCATACGAAGTTCTCAGCGATTCCGAGAAGCGGGCTCGCTACGATCAGTACGGCCATGCCGGTGTCGAAGGTGGTGCACGGGCTAACTTCCACGATGTAGAAGACATCATGGAAGCATTCGGCGATATTTTCGGCGGAGGAATTTTCAGCGACATCTTCGGCCGCGGCGGGGGCCGAGGGGGTCGTCGTCGCGTTCGCAAAGGGGCCGACATCCAGGTTCGAGTCACGCTCGATCTCGAGGAAGCGGCAACCGGCGTCGATCGCGAAATTCAAGTCGATCGTCGTGTCGCTTGTGGGACATGCAGCGGCAGTGGTGCCAAGCCAGGATCGCAGCCGGAAACGTGCAGCCGGTGCGGTGGTGCAGGACAAGTCGTGCAGCAAGCCGGCATCTTGCGGGTGCAAACGACGTGTCCTTCGTGCGGCGGCCAAGGAACCATCATCACCGATCCCTGCGGTGACTGCCGCGGTAACGGGTTCACCACCCAGCGAGTGAGCATCAACGTAGCCATCCCGGCCGGTGTCGACGACGGCATGCGAGTTCGCCTGGCCAGCGAAGGACAACCAAGCCCCGACGGAGGCCCTCCGGGGGATTGTTACTGCCACATCTCGATTCGAAAGCACAAGCTGTTCGAACGCGAGGGGGATCACCTGATCCTGAAAATGCCCATTACATACACGCAGGCCGTGCTCGGCAGCGAGATTGAAGTTCCGACCCTCAACGGGCCAGCCACGCTTAGCGTGCCGGCTGGTTCTGGTTCGTCGGAAGTCTTCAAACTGCGTGGCAAAGGCATGCCTGATCCGCACGGTCGCGGTACCGGCGACTTGTACGTGCAGACGTATATTGAAGTCCCCAAAAAGCTGGATCCGAAGCAGGAAGAACTACTTCGCGAACTGGCCGAATACGAACACACCAACGTCAGTCCTCATCGGAAGTCGTTCCTCGAATCGATTCGAGACTACTTGTTCGCATCGACCGATGAAAAAGAGATCAAGAAGAAGAGCTAA
- the groL gene encoding chaperonin GroEL (60 kDa chaperone family; promotes refolding of misfolded polypeptides especially under stressful conditions; forms two stacked rings of heptamers to form a barrel-shaped 14mer; ends can be capped by GroES; misfolded proteins enter the barrel where they are refolded when GroES binds), translating into MAKQLLFEDHARAKMLKGIDKLADAVAVTMGPTGRNVIINKSYGGPTVTKDGVTVAKEIELEDRFENMGAKLVNEVASKTSDVAGDGTTTATVLARAIFKEGLRNIVAGSNPTAIRRGIEKAVAAAEDFLLNMAKPVNSKEDVANIGTISANNDRAIGELLAEALHRVGQDGVITVEEGKSRETTVEYVEGMQFDKGYISPYFINRPSEMDVELEDAYILFHEKKISNLRELIPLLEQVGNTGKPLLIVAEDIEGEALTALVVNRLRGVLNIAAVKAPGFGDRRKAMLADMGVLTGGTVISDDLGITLDKVQLNQLGRAKKINITKDKTTIVEGGGDKKELESRIGQLKRQIEETDSEYDREKYQERLAKLSGGVAVISVGAETEAEMKQTKARVEDALHATRAAVEEGVLPGGGVALVRAIEAVEKARSSARGDEKIGVDIILRALPAPMRQIANNCGIDGNVVVDEVQQKSVNFGYDAYKGEYVDMVKAGVIDPAKVVRTALSNAASISGLLLTTEALVTNLEDNGKRPAEGVIR; encoded by the coding sequence GTGGCAAAACAACTGCTTTTCGAGGATCATGCCCGAGCCAAGATGCTCAAGGGCATCGACAAGCTGGCCGACGCTGTCGCCGTCACGATGGGCCCAACCGGCCGTAACGTGATCATCAACAAGTCGTACGGCGGCCCGACGGTAACCAAAGACGGCGTGACCGTCGCCAAGGAAATCGAACTCGAAGATCGCTTCGAGAACATGGGTGCCAAGCTCGTCAACGAAGTCGCCAGCAAGACTTCGGACGTGGCTGGTGACGGTACGACGACCGCCACCGTTCTGGCCCGTGCGATTTTCAAGGAAGGTCTTCGCAACATCGTCGCCGGTAGCAACCCAACCGCGATTCGTCGTGGTATTGAAAAGGCTGTTGCCGCTGCCGAAGACTTCCTGCTGAACATGGCCAAGCCGGTCAACAGCAAGGAAGACGTCGCGAACATCGGTACCATCAGTGCCAACAACGACCGTGCCATCGGCGAACTGCTCGCCGAAGCCCTGCACCGCGTCGGCCAAGACGGCGTTATCACCGTTGAAGAAGGCAAGAGCCGCGAAACGACCGTTGAATACGTCGAAGGTATGCAGTTCGATAAGGGCTACATCTCGCCGTACTTCATCAATCGTCCGTCCGAAATGGACGTCGAACTGGAAGACGCCTACATCCTGTTCCACGAAAAGAAGATCAGCAACCTGCGTGAGCTGATTCCGCTGCTAGAACAAGTTGGCAACACCGGCAAGCCGCTGTTGATCGTCGCGGAAGACATCGAAGGGGAAGCCCTAACCGCTTTGGTTGTTAACCGTCTGCGTGGCGTGCTGAACATCGCTGCCGTCAAGGCTCCTGGTTTTGGCGATCGTCGCAAGGCGATGCTGGCCGACATGGGCGTTCTGACCGGTGGTACCGTGATCAGCGACGACCTGGGCATCACGCTCGACAAGGTTCAACTGAACCAGCTGGGCCGCGCCAAGAAAATCAACATCACCAAGGACAAGACGACGATCGTCGAAGGTGGTGGCGATAAGAAGGAACTCGAATCGCGTATCGGTCAACTGAAGCGTCAGATCGAAGAAACCGACAGCGAATACGATCGTGAAAAGTACCAGGAACGCCTGGCCAAGCTTTCCGGTGGTGTGGCTGTCATCTCGGTCGGTGCTGAAACCGAAGCTGAAATGAAGCAAACCAAGGCTCGCGTCGAAGACGCCCTGCATGCAACCCGTGCAGCCGTTGAAGAAGGCGTTCTGCCAGGTGGTGGTGTCGCTCTGGTTCGTGCGATCGAAGCGGTCGAAAAGGCCCGTTCTTCGGCCCGCGGCGACGAAAAGATCGGTGTCGACATCATTCTGCGTGCTCTGCCAGCTCCAATGCGTCAGATCGCCAACAACTGCGGCATCGACGGCAACGTGGTTGTCGACGAAGTTCAGCAGAAGTCGGTCAACTTCGGTTACGACGCCTACAAGGGCGAATACGTTGACATGGTTAAGGCCGGCGTCATCGATCCTGCCAAAGTCGTGCGTACCGCACTGAGCAACGCCGCGAGCATCTCGGGCTTGCTGCTGACGACCGAAGCGTTGGTCACCAACCTGGAAGACAACGGCAAGCGTCCGGCCGAAGGCGTTATTCGCTAA